A single genomic interval of Alteromonas sp. CI.11.F.A3 harbors:
- a CDS encoding penicillin acylase family protein has protein sequence MLNWIKWLVLGAIALVVLALGGVYMALHLSLPTLDGNHATSRITAPATLARDNMGHAVVNAQDKFDAAYALGFAHGQDRFFQMDLQRRSASGRLAEWVGDVALEIDKNARFHQFSTRAVKVFDSLPLTHKQLLVSYSHGVNAALDEYTVPPFEYIAAGLTLTPWQPTDSILVAYSMYLDLQGGQIEIDLARTALKETYGTPLYNFITQPSRYQAALDGSELALYHADVPAYPILPENTLPKPASTESNSTEPSPSESNSTEPSPSEPSPSGQAPTPSGDIDDSVPPITAEISLQTYNAEELPDIGSNNWAVTGNLTATGSGLLANDMHLGLRVPIIWYRTQLNYKDTTQATSNEGQSFGLSSTNASVTNVSVTGVSLPGLPGVIVGTNNKVAWGFTNANLDNLDWIALADDTPTQMVDEVIVSKEVSHTYTLELSEYGPVKHVNGKRYALNWVAHHPFAVNLAIVDLGTANNVDDAIAVGKDIAIPTQNMVIVDDSGSAAWLPGGAVMNREQASFTAIDENTITQTAPTRATNLPVVKNPSSNRIWTANARVISADDVARLGDGGYALGARGQQIRERLFEKDTFNENDFYAIQLDNHAQFLLPWQQLLSGLLLNDNIEFKADLAYLRKWGECACEDSVGYTLVKHFRKEVVSQLFGNILNSIDSQGVQSRSLLRGIEPAVWQLIHTQPDSWLPEGTTSFDDLLVDAYRKAKHSLLDKYSPVEANMEDLRWGSVNALTVKHPFSKQIPFVGHKLNMDTVEGFGDTYMPAVQSATFGASERFFVSPGHLDDAILTLPGAQSGHPLSPFFKTGFSDYATQAATPLLPGKRVHLRQWYPKDEG, from the coding sequence GTGTTAAATTGGATTAAGTGGTTGGTTTTAGGTGCAATTGCATTAGTCGTTTTAGCACTAGGTGGTGTGTATATGGCGTTGCACTTAAGTTTACCCACATTAGACGGTAACCACGCCACGTCTCGCATTACCGCGCCCGCTACCCTTGCCCGCGACAATATGGGCCATGCAGTAGTAAATGCACAAGATAAATTCGACGCCGCTTATGCCCTAGGCTTTGCCCACGGCCAAGACCGTTTCTTTCAAATGGATTTACAACGACGCAGTGCGTCGGGCCGCTTAGCAGAATGGGTAGGCGATGTGGCGCTAGAGATTGATAAAAACGCCCGCTTCCACCAGTTCTCAACACGGGCTGTAAAAGTTTTCGACAGCCTACCATTAACCCATAAGCAACTGCTGGTTAGTTACTCTCATGGTGTAAATGCTGCGCTTGACGAATATACCGTACCGCCTTTTGAATACATTGCAGCAGGGTTAACACTAACGCCTTGGCAGCCCACCGACAGTATTTTGGTGGCCTACAGCATGTATTTAGATTTACAAGGCGGGCAAATTGAAATTGATTTGGCGCGCACGGCACTAAAAGAAACCTACGGCACGCCCTTATATAACTTCATCACCCAGCCTAGCCGTTATCAAGCGGCATTAGATGGCAGTGAGTTAGCGCTTTACCACGCCGACGTACCGGCTTACCCCATATTGCCAGAGAATACATTACCCAAGCCTGCTTCTACTGAGTCTAATTCGACAGAGCCAAGCCCTTCTGAGTCTAATTCAACGGAGCCAAGTCCTTCTGAGCCAAGCCCTTCTGGGCAGGCCCCAACACCTAGTGGCGATATTGATGATTCGGTGCCACCTATAACAGCAGAAATATCACTACAAACCTACAACGCAGAAGAACTGCCTGACATAGGCAGTAATAACTGGGCAGTTACCGGTAACCTTACCGCTACTGGAAGTGGTTTGCTGGCTAACGATATGCACCTAGGTTTGCGCGTGCCTATTATTTGGTATCGCACTCAACTGAATTACAAAGACACAACACAAGCCACCTCAAACGAAGGTCAAAGCTTTGGTTTGTCGAGCACCAACGCATCGGTTACAAACGTGTCGGTAACTGGCGTATCACTTCCTGGCTTGCCTGGCGTAATCGTTGGTACTAATAACAAAGTGGCTTGGGGCTTCACCAATGCCAACTTAGATAACCTTGATTGGATAGCACTTGCCGACGACACACCTACCCAAATGGTAGATGAAGTCATAGTAAGCAAAGAGGTATCGCATACCTACACCTTAGAGCTTAGCGAGTATGGCCCCGTTAAACACGTTAACGGTAAACGTTACGCATTAAATTGGGTGGCACATCATCCTTTTGCGGTAAACCTTGCCATTGTTGATTTGGGTACAGCCAACAACGTTGATGATGCTATTGCCGTTGGCAAAGACATTGCTATACCTACCCAAAACATGGTGATAGTTGATGATTCTGGCAGCGCAGCATGGTTACCCGGCGGCGCAGTAATGAACAGAGAACAGGCTTCATTTACCGCCATTGACGAAAACACCATTACCCAAACTGCCCCCACTCGCGCCACCAACCTTCCAGTAGTGAAAAACCCAAGCAGTAACAGAATATGGACAGCCAATGCACGGGTGATTTCCGCCGATGATGTAGCAAGGTTAGGTGATGGCGGCTATGCCCTTGGCGCTAGAGGCCAGCAAATAAGAGAGCGTTTATTCGAAAAAGACACATTCAACGAAAACGACTTTTACGCCATTCAGCTAGACAACCATGCGCAATTTTTGCTTCCATGGCAGCAGTTGTTGTCAGGCCTGTTACTTAACGACAACATTGAATTTAAAGCCGATCTTGCCTATTTGCGTAAATGGGGCGAATGCGCGTGCGAAGACTCTGTAGGTTACACTCTGGTAAAACATTTCCGCAAAGAAGTGGTAAGCCAGCTATTTGGAAACATACTCAATAGCATTGATAGCCAAGGCGTACAGAGCCGTTCGTTACTGCGCGGTATAGAGCCTGCGGTATGGCAACTTATTCATACCCAACCCGACAGTTGGCTACCAGAAGGCACCACCTCTTTTGATGACCTACTTGTAGATGCCTATAGGAAAGCCAAACATTCGCTGTTAGATAAATACTCGCCAGTTGAAGCTAATATGGAAGACTTACGTTGGGGCAGCGTCAATGCACTTACTGTGAAGCATCCGTTTTCAAAACAAATTCCCTTTGTGGGGCATAAGTTAAATATGGACACGGTAGAAGGGTTTGGCGATACCTATATGCCAGCGGTACAGTCTGCTACTTTTGGGGCTTCTGAACGCTTTTTTGTAAGTCCAGGTCATTTAGATGATGCTATTTTAACGCTGCCGGGAGCACAGTCTGGCCATCCACTGTCGCCATTTTTTAAAACGGGGTTTAGTGATTACGCCACACAAGCGGCCACCCCATTATTACCGGGCAAACGTGTTCATTTACGCCAATGGTATCCGAAGGACGAAGGGTAA
- a CDS encoding SLC13 family permease: protein MESVKPKLIIISLVSAVALYGVLLFVGLSHIMAISAAITVLVAMLWVTEALHIALPALIPFFAFPMAGVISYQDAASALGNHVILLLMGAFMLSKSLEKSGVHKRLAVYLIQLTGANSARRLVFGFMFTSAILSMWISNTATTLMLLPIALAIIHASNSPKLGVAVLLGIAYAASVGGVGTPIGTPPNIIFMSVYQHTTGTEISFINWMKTGVPIVLVALPLMALWLTRHLKGEKTGGLPDVGPWRSAEARVLGVFTFVAMAWVFRPYWTAWFGMDFVGDSTIALAGVVLMCVIPNGEREPTATGSKQGYLLDWNTAQQIPWGMLLVFAGGICLAQAFSASGLSELLGQGLTGLAVLPLFLLVLVLCLSVSFVTEITSNTATATLLMPILASAAVAIDVDPLILMMPAAISASCAFMMPVATPVNAIVYSSGELTVKTMVREGIVLNIIVAFVVTAGVLLTRT, encoded by the coding sequence ATGGAATCGGTTAAACCGAAACTAATAATAATATCCTTGGTTAGCGCAGTTGCTCTGTATGGAGTGCTGTTGTTTGTAGGCCTGTCACATATTATGGCCATTAGTGCGGCCATTACCGTGCTGGTGGCCATGTTGTGGGTTACCGAAGCGCTGCACATAGCGCTGCCCGCACTCATTCCCTTCTTCGCCTTTCCTATGGCGGGGGTTATTAGCTATCAAGACGCAGCATCGGCGCTAGGTAACCACGTTATCTTGTTACTGATGGGGGCGTTTATGTTGTCTAAGTCGCTAGAGAAATCGGGGGTACATAAGCGGTTAGCGGTGTACCTTATTCAGTTAACGGGCGCTAACAGTGCACGCAGGCTGGTTTTTGGCTTTATGTTTACCTCTGCTATTTTAAGTATGTGGATTTCAAATACTGCCACCACGCTTATGCTTCTTCCTATCGCTCTTGCCATTATTCATGCGTCTAACTCGCCCAAACTGGGTGTGGCAGTGTTACTGGGTATTGCTTATGCGGCCAGTGTGGGCGGCGTGGGTACGCCTATTGGCACACCACCGAATATCATTTTTATGAGTGTGTATCAGCACACCACAGGCACAGAAATTAGTTTTATCAACTGGATGAAAACGGGTGTGCCTATTGTGTTGGTGGCATTGCCGTTAATGGCGCTGTGGTTAACTCGGCATTTAAAAGGCGAGAAAACAGGCGGGTTACCCGATGTTGGCCCTTGGCGAAGTGCAGAGGCCCGTGTGCTGGGTGTGTTTACTTTTGTGGCGATGGCGTGGGTATTTAGGCCATATTGGACAGCATGGTTCGGTATGGATTTTGTGGGCGACAGCACCATTGCCTTGGCAGGGGTAGTGCTAATGTGTGTTATTCCAAATGGCGAGCGCGAACCTACTGCTACGGGTAGCAAACAAGGTTACTTGCTTGATTGGAATACCGCGCAGCAAATTCCATGGGGTATGTTGTTGGTGTTTGCTGGGGGGATTTGCTTAGCGCAAGCTTTTTCGGCGTCGGGATTAAGCGAGTTATTAGGCCAAGGCTTGACGGGGTTAGCGGTGTTACCTTTGTTCTTATTGGTGTTAGTGCTGTGTTTATCAGTAAGCTTTGTAACCGAAATTACTTCAAATACGGCCACTGCCACGTTACTAATGCCTATTTTAGCCAGCGCGGCCGTGGCAATAGATGTCGATCCGCTTATTCTCATGATGCCTGCTGCCATTAGCGCTAGCTGCGCGTTTATGATGCCAGTAGCAACGCCGGTAAATGCAATTGTGTATAGCAGTGGTGAGCTTACGGTGAAAACCATGGTGCGGGAGGGCATAGTGCTAAATATTATTGTGGCGTTTGTGGTTACCGCTGGGGTGCTATTAACACGCACCTAG
- the mfd gene encoding transcription-repair coupling factor — MTATLLSLPLPTQKKSASVQDHKHWGQLQGSSAALCITQAQAQYNGPIVLVTADTPSALKLEKELAFFMPGGQAGESNVPITVFPDWETLPYDSFSPHQDIVSQRLETLFRFTQQVNGIFIVPVNTLMQRLAPTDYLAKYLLMLNKGDTLDRDQFRRNLEQAGYLHVSQVMSHSEFSVRGSIIDLFPMGSDKPFRIDLFDDEVDSIRFFDTETQRSGDAVEKIKLLPAREFPTDKESITLFRQRFLEKFDANNASESVFSQVTKGTMPSGVEYYLPLFFDKTATLFDYLHPKSVLLLHGDVQEASEFFWADIQERYEQHRYNPARPLLPPEDLFLPINILFGEIKQWPRVTLSKEIIEEKPGSFNLGCDKLDDIAINTQKKVPAEQLIATVNNAKKRGAKVLFCAETQGRREGLLTVLQKAGIKPKAAESFNTFISASDNIGITVGMVENSFNWRSDSGELLFITETELLGHKVSQRRLRDKRTATDESAIIRNLAELTTGQPVVHLDHGVGRYIGMQTLDAGGVTTEYLCIEYAKQAKLYVPVASLHLISRYTGGDADHAPLNSLGSDAWSKAKQKAAEKVRDVAAELLDVYARRAAKPGFAYNIDWDDYQKFSDSFPFEETPDQAQAIAAVIHDMGSPQAMDRLVCGDVGFGKTEVAMRAAFLAANQGKQVAILVPTTLLAQQHHENFKDRFAAWPFEIEVMSRFVSAKGQKETMQRLSEGKVDIVVGTHKLLSNDIKFSDLGLVIIDEEHRFGVRQKEKLKSLRADVDILTLTATPIPRTLNMAMSGMRDLSIIATAPARRLSIKTFVQQRNKATIREAIMREILRGGQVYFLHNEVDSIARTAEEIAEIVPEARIAMGHGQMRERELENVMSDFYHQRYNVLVCTTIIETGIDVPSANTIIMDRADHLGLAQLHQLRGRVGRSHHQAYAYLLTPHPKRMTKDAAKRLDAISKLEDLGAGFALATHDLEIRGAGELLGDDQSGQIASIGFSLYMDMLDRAVTSLKEGKEPSLDDAMAGHTEVELRIPALLPDDYIADVNTRLSLYKRLASCKNQDDIDEFQVECIDRFGLLPEPAKNLVEVAEIKIKAEAIGVLKVDLSAQGGTIEFTDTTKVDPGYIIQLVQTKPNTFKFEGSQKLRLVKQTDTAKARIAFISDIIADLAKESR, encoded by the coding sequence ATGACAGCAACTCTTTTATCTTTGCCTTTGCCGACCCAGAAAAAATCTGCCTCTGTACAAGACCACAAACATTGGGGTCAGTTACAAGGCAGCAGCGCTGCACTGTGCATTACGCAAGCACAAGCCCAATACAATGGCCCTATTGTGCTGGTGACAGCCGACACACCCTCGGCGCTAAAACTAGAAAAAGAGTTGGCGTTTTTCATGCCTGGTGGCCAAGCAGGTGAATCCAATGTACCTATTACCGTATTCCCCGATTGGGAAACCCTGCCCTACGATTCGTTTTCACCGCACCAAGATATTGTTTCGCAGCGCTTAGAAACCTTATTTCGCTTTACCCAGCAGGTAAACGGTATTTTCATTGTGCCGGTAAACACGTTAATGCAACGGTTGGCACCTACCGATTACCTCGCAAAATACTTGTTGATGCTGAATAAGGGAGACACCCTTGATAGAGACCAATTCAGACGCAACTTAGAGCAAGCTGGCTATTTACACGTTAGTCAGGTTATGAGCCACAGTGAATTTTCAGTGCGTGGCAGTATTATCGACCTATTCCCTATGGGTAGCGATAAGCCGTTTCGAATTGATTTGTTCGATGACGAAGTAGACTCTATTCGTTTTTTCGATACTGAAACCCAGCGTTCGGGCGATGCGGTAGAAAAAATAAAGCTGCTACCTGCTCGTGAATTCCCCACTGACAAAGAATCTATTACGCTTTTCCGTCAGCGCTTTTTAGAAAAGTTTGATGCAAACAACGCCTCAGAGTCGGTGTTTTCACAAGTGACTAAAGGCACCATGCCAAGCGGTGTGGAATACTACTTACCGCTGTTTTTTGATAAAACCGCCACGCTGTTCGATTACTTGCACCCTAAAAGCGTATTGTTATTACACGGCGATGTGCAAGAGGCCAGCGAGTTTTTCTGGGCCGATATTCAAGAGCGTTACGAACAGCACAGATACAACCCCGCTAGGCCTTTGCTGCCACCTGAAGATTTATTTCTACCTATCAATATCCTATTCGGTGAAATTAAACAGTGGCCGCGGGTAACCCTTTCAAAAGAAATCATTGAAGAAAAGCCGGGTAGCTTTAATTTAGGTTGTGACAAGCTTGACGACATTGCCATTAACACCCAAAAGAAAGTACCTGCAGAGCAATTAATTGCCACGGTAAACAATGCCAAAAAGCGCGGCGCTAAAGTGCTCTTTTGCGCAGAAACCCAAGGTCGCCGTGAAGGGCTGCTAACCGTACTGCAAAAGGCGGGCATTAAGCCCAAAGCCGCTGAATCATTTAACACCTTTATTAGTGCCAGCGACAACATAGGCATTACGGTGGGCATGGTTGAAAATAGCTTTAACTGGCGAAGTGATAGTGGCGAGTTGTTGTTTATTACCGAAACCGAGCTATTAGGCCATAAGGTTAGCCAGCGTAGGCTTCGCGATAAACGCACGGCTACCGACGAAAGCGCCATTATTCGTAATTTGGCCGAGCTTACTACTGGCCAACCCGTAGTGCACTTAGATCATGGTGTGGGCCGTTACATTGGCATGCAAACCCTTGATGCTGGCGGCGTGACCACGGAATACTTGTGCATTGAATACGCTAAACAAGCCAAATTATATGTGCCTGTAGCCTCGCTTCACCTAATTTCGAGGTACACGGGCGGCGATGCCGATCATGCTCCGCTTAATTCTCTAGGCTCTGATGCATGGAGCAAAGCAAAACAAAAAGCGGCTGAAAAAGTACGCGACGTAGCCGCTGAATTACTTGATGTATACGCACGCCGTGCCGCCAAGCCAGGTTTTGCCTACAATATTGATTGGGACGACTACCAAAAATTCTCCGACAGCTTCCCGTTTGAAGAAACGCCCGATCAAGCGCAAGCTATTGCGGCGGTTATTCATGACATGGGTAGCCCACAAGCCATGGACAGATTGGTATGTGGTGATGTAGGTTTTGGTAAAACTGAAGTGGCCATGCGCGCAGCGTTTTTAGCCGCGAACCAAGGCAAACAAGTGGCTATTTTGGTGCCCACTACCCTACTTGCTCAACAGCATCATGAAAACTTTAAAGATCGCTTTGCCGCATGGCCGTTTGAAATTGAAGTGATGAGCCGATTTGTTAGCGCCAAAGGTCAGAAAGAAACCATGCAGCGCCTAAGCGAAGGCAAAGTAGATATTGTAGTCGGTACGCATAAGCTATTGTCGAACGACATTAAATTTAGCGATTTGGGCTTAGTAATAATAGACGAAGAGCACCGCTTCGGAGTTCGCCAGAAAGAGAAGCTAAAATCGCTTCGTGCTGATGTAGATATTCTTACTCTTACTGCCACGCCAATTCCTCGTACGTTGAACATGGCCATGTCGGGCATGCGCGATTTATCGATTATTGCTACCGCGCCAGCAAGACGTTTATCAATTAAAACCTTTGTACAACAACGCAATAAAGCCACGATACGTGAAGCGATAATGCGGGAAATTCTACGTGGTGGGCAGGTGTATTTCCTTCACAACGAAGTAGATAGCATTGCCAGAACCGCCGAAGAAATTGCCGAAATTGTACCTGAAGCGCGCATTGCCATGGGCCACGGCCAAATGCGCGAGCGTGAACTTGAAAATGTAATGAGCGACTTCTACCACCAGCGCTACAACGTGTTGGTGTGTACCACCATTATTGAAACTGGTATTGATGTACCCAGTGCTAATACCATCATAATGGACAGGGCCGATCATTTAGGCTTAGCCCAATTACACCAATTACGTGGGCGTGTGGGGCGTTCGCATCATCAAGCTTATGCGTATTTGTTAACACCGCATCCTAAGCGTATGACTAAAGATGCCGCTAAGCGACTAGACGCCATTTCTAAACTTGAAGATTTAGGCGCAGGTTTTGCGCTAGCCACCCACGACCTTGAAATTCGTGGTGCAGGTGAACTACTGGGCGATGACCAATCTGGCCAAATTGCCAGCATTGGCTTTAGCCTTTACATGGACATGCTAGATAGAGCGGTAACATCACTAAAAGAAGGTAAAGAGCCTTCGCTAGACGATGCCATGGCAGGCCACACCGAAGTAGAGCTTCGCATTCCTGCCCTACTGCCCGATGATTATATTGCCGATGTTAATACCAGGCTGTCGCTATATAAACGTTTAGCCAGCTGTAAAAACCAAGACGATATAGACGAATTCCAAGTAGAATGTATCGACCGTTTTGGTTTGCTACCAGAACCCGCTAAAAACTTAGTTGAAGTAGCTGAAATAAAAATAAAAGCAGAAGCTATTGGCGTGCTTAAAGTAGACTTGTCAGCACAAGGCGGTACCATAGAGTTTACAGATACCACCAAGGTTGACCCTGGCTATATTATTCAGCTTGTGCAAACTAAGCCAAATACCTTCAAATTTGAAGGCAGCCAAAAACTACGATTAGTAAAACAGACTGATACTGCAAAAGCGCGCATTGCGTTTATTAGCGATATCATTGCCGACCTTGCAAAGGAGTCGCGATAA
- the nagZ gene encoding beta-N-acetylhexosaminidase yields MLDCQAERLLPEEREKLAHPVVGGVILFSRNYYDGEQLTQLVKEIRESANKPLLIAVDHEGGRVQRFRNGFTALPAMGELTALVDAHAAGKEYDRTAMDNTNQANVNDATLALAKACGTIMAHELKQIGIDFSFAPVLDINGVSKVIGDRAFAETAEKVIPLATALIEGLQVADMPAIGKHFPGHGSVAPDSHVALPIDERALEEIKQTDMVVFERLISKQLLDGVMPAHVIYSQVDSKPAGFSEHWLQKILKQDLGFNGAVFSDDLSMHGASVAGNYVDRAMAALSAGCHMVLACNNPKGAESIVDALPHSTNSFEALTSLYGRKPAVHASAAYKNALKVLSRYGIG; encoded by the coding sequence ATGCTAGATTGTCAGGCAGAGCGTTTATTGCCTGAAGAGAGAGAAAAACTAGCCCATCCTGTAGTGGGCGGGGTCATACTATTTAGCCGTAATTATTACGATGGCGAACAGCTTACTCAGTTGGTAAAAGAAATTCGAGAAAGTGCGAATAAGCCCTTGTTAATAGCGGTAGATCACGAAGGGGGCAGAGTACAACGCTTTCGTAATGGCTTTACTGCATTGCCTGCTATGGGTGAATTAACCGCGTTGGTAGACGCGCATGCGGCAGGTAAAGAGTACGACCGCACCGCAATGGATAATACTAACCAAGCTAACGTAAACGACGCCACGCTAGCATTGGCTAAGGCTTGCGGCACAATTATGGCGCATGAACTAAAGCAGATAGGCATCGATTTTAGTTTTGCGCCCGTGCTTGATATTAATGGTGTATCGAAAGTTATTGGCGATAGAGCATTTGCCGAAACCGCAGAAAAGGTTATTCCCTTAGCCACCGCGCTAATAGAAGGGTTGCAGGTGGCCGATATGCCTGCCATTGGTAAGCATTTTCCAGGGCATGGCAGTGTGGCGCCAGATTCTCATGTGGCATTACCTATAGACGAAAGAGCGCTTGAAGAAATTAAACAAACTGATATGGTTGTTTTTGAAAGATTAATTTCTAAACAGTTGCTAGATGGTGTAATGCCAGCGCACGTTATTTATTCTCAAGTTGATAGCAAGCCAGCCGGTTTTTCCGAGCATTGGTTACAAAAAATATTAAAGCAAGACTTGGGTTTTAACGGTGCAGTGTTCTCTGACGACCTATCTATGCATGGTGCCAGTGTTGCCGGAAATTATGTCGACCGTGCTATGGCTGCGTTGTCGGCAGGTTGCCATATGGTATTGGCATGTAACAACCCGAAAGGGGCAGAATCTATTGTAGATGCGTTGCCTCATTCAACGAATTCTTTCGAGGCTTTAACCTCACTTTATGGGCGCAAACCAGCTGTGCATGCCAGTGCAGCTTATAAAAACGCATTAAAGGTGTTGTCGCGCTATGGAATCGGTTAA
- a CDS encoding CsiV family protein, producing the protein MRFFRWSPLLAVLASTPLLADDDWWFDVEVIVFDRKVAMSALEEQFDLADSLAIPATDADVIGAVITPDISMLKQGIAVCGETNTLKWPEFDYFASTTSEVNTQSGQLNGQLAGQATGIKPDTAYTNQTQTTQTNFADELNALSSKGSQSFTDAQALTDDLSNDGLSPEEIAAHWVAFLGLDETETISVPNQPYCVEHKPWLSYYDSKWHIHRPDNRLPAPKELPITPEGSDWPLASHAHLLTKDAQEMSSLSRQIRQNRDLTRLLHVTWRQPVKFGKDKAFNVRLFAGNNFSDEFDQDGVQRPPEPPLRFGNSASISDSSGSNRFDENSYQNLEDKIQRLDASSGSGNSGSGNSSSGNLSYTRSAGELDESQGYTQQLSSNTATTDTMTSDFFYDLDARLASPSPILFEDLLALDNADVVDDADESNISAAFRAPIWKVDGNMKVFLKYINRVPYLHIDSELFYRQPIPINGQTATSLAPSISSTDNSVISDANANNATANASPEYQLVSLPFSEQRRVISNQLHYFDHPLFGMVVQIRRYKRPSAPEE; encoded by the coding sequence ATGAGGTTTTTTCGTTGGAGCCCACTACTTGCTGTATTGGCTTCTACCCCGTTGTTGGCAGATGACGACTGGTGGTTTGATGTTGAAGTTATTGTTTTTGACAGAAAGGTGGCAATGTCTGCTCTTGAAGAGCAGTTTGATTTAGCCGACTCTTTAGCCATACCCGCCACAGATGCCGATGTAATAGGTGCGGTTATAACCCCAGATATCAGCATGCTTAAACAAGGCATTGCAGTTTGTGGTGAGACCAACACCCTAAAATGGCCTGAATTTGATTACTTTGCGAGTACCACTAGCGAAGTGAATACGCAATCTGGCCAATTAAATGGCCAATTAGCTGGGCAAGCAACGGGTATTAAGCCAGACACAGCTTATACAAACCAAACCCAAACCACTCAAACTAACTTCGCCGATGAGCTAAACGCACTGTCATCGAAGGGCTCTCAGTCATTCACGGATGCTCAAGCATTAACGGATGACTTATCAAATGATGGCTTATCGCCAGAAGAAATAGCCGCTCATTGGGTCGCGTTTTTAGGGTTAGATGAAACTGAAACTATTAGCGTACCGAACCAGCCGTATTGTGTGGAGCATAAGCCTTGGTTGAGTTATTACGACAGTAAATGGCATATTCATCGACCAGACAACCGCTTACCAGCCCCAAAAGAGCTACCAATTACGCCTGAAGGCAGCGACTGGCCTTTGGCCAGCCATGCCCATTTATTGACGAAGGACGCACAAGAAATGTCGTCGTTGTCGCGTCAAATTAGGCAAAATCGCGACCTAACGCGCTTGCTACACGTTACTTGGCGTCAGCCGGTAAAATTCGGTAAAGACAAAGCCTTTAATGTACGTCTTTTTGCCGGTAACAACTTTTCCGATGAGTTCGATCAAGACGGCGTTCAGCGCCCACCCGAGCCACCTTTGCGCTTTGGTAACTCCGCGTCAATCTCTGACAGCTCTGGCTCAAACCGCTTTGATGAAAACAGCTATCAGAATTTGGAAGACAAAATCCAGCGTCTTGATGCTAGCTCTGGTTCTGGAAACTCTGGTTCTGGAAACTCTAGTTCTGGAAACTTAAGTTATACTCGCTCAGCAGGCGAATTAGATGAAAGCCAAGGTTACACCCAACAGCTTTCATCAAATACCGCTACTACAGACACCATGACCAGTGATTTCTTTTATGATTTAGATGCACGGCTTGCTAGCCCCTCACCTATTTTGTTTGAAGATTTACTGGCGTTAGATAACGCCGATGTGGTGGATGATGCAGATGAAAGCAATATAAGCGCCGCATTTCGTGCGCCTATTTGGAAAGTAGACGGCAACATGAAAGTATTTTTGAAATACATAAACCGCGTGCCCTATTTGCATATTGATAGCGAGCTTTTTTATCGCCAACCTATTCCTATTAATGGGCAAACCGCTACTAGCTTAGCCCCCTCTATTAGCAGTACGGACAATAGCGTAATCAGCGATGCTAATGCTAACAATGCTACCGCCAATGCTTCGCCGGAATATCAATTAGTATCGTTACCCTTTAGTGAGCAACGACGCGTTATCAGTAATCAGCTTCATTACTTTGATCACCCTTTGTTTGGCATGGTAGTGCAAATTCGCCGTTACAAACGCCCTAGCGCGCCCGAAGAGTAA
- a CDS encoding cob(I)yrinic acid a,c-diamide adenosyltransferase, with protein sequence MKIYTRSGDKGSTQIYADKPVRVEKDDAVVQSYGDIDELNSHLGLLAAMVAVHLKEDLYAIQRNLFQAGFAISASSTLTQDDITKLESDIDKMTATLGPQTTFVLPGGSKAAAQSHVCRAVCRRAERAVIVLTKHYDVPAVVPAYLNRLSDYLFTFARFLNAEAGFDEVAV encoded by the coding sequence ATGAAAATTTATACCCGCTCGGGTGACAAAGGCAGTACCCAAATATATGCCGACAAGCCAGTAAGAGTTGAAAAGGATGATGCAGTAGTACAAAGCTACGGTGATATTGATGAACTTAACAGCCACTTGGGTTTGTTGGCTGCGATGGTAGCGGTGCATTTAAAAGAAGATCTTTACGCTATTCAACGTAACTTGTTTCAAGCAGGCTTTGCTATTTCAGCCAGTTCTACCCTAACGCAAGACGATATTACTAAGCTTGAAAGTGATATTGATAAGATGACAGCCACTTTAGGCCCGCAAACGACATTTGTACTACCGGGTGGCAGTAAAGCCGCTGCGCAAAGCCATGTATGCCGTGCCGTTTGCCGACGCGCAGAACGTGCGGTTATCGTACTGACTAAACATTACGATGTACCCGCTGTAGTACCCGCTTATTTAAACAGGTTGTCTGACTACTTGTTCACCTTCGCCCGCTTTTTAAATGCCGAAGCCGGGTTCGACGAAGTAGCCGTGTAA